Proteins encoded within one genomic window of Trichoderma asperellum chromosome 2, complete sequence:
- a CDS encoding uncharacterized protein (EggNog:ENOG41), with translation MTYLVMALSVKCRRKALASYTSQDGSSINRGDWVCIPRRALMQDGTRYKEPPYAYLAALDSLRANAQLQQLKPCAEMPDQEESGLTHVSHNWPIRSFGNMSWQVHAIK, from the exons ATGACTTACCTTGTAATGGCACTTTCAGTAAAATGCCGGCGAAAGGCCCTTGCCTCATACACTTCCCAAGATGGCTCATCCATCAACAGAGGCGACTGGGTATGCATTCCCCGGCGAGCCTTGATGCAGGATGGCACTCGATACAAGGAACCCCCGTATGCGTATTTGGCGGCTTTGGATTCGTTGCGAGCCAacgcccagctccagcagcttaaGCCATGCGCTGAAATGCCTGATCAGGAGGAGTCCGGATTGACACATGTCAGCCATAATTGGCCGATACGGAGTTTCGGCAACATGTCTTGGCAAGTGCAT GCCATTAAATGA
- a CDS encoding uncharacterized protein (EggNog:ENOG41~TransMembrane:7 (o20-41i48-69o89-115i127-146o166-191i203-225o237-262i)), with amino-acid sequence MPPPGIVPNFTNHAALEPAVIAVSAVMLTLSTVFVVGRVWINMRRLKVADYFAIIGYVLHVAYVGLVLSNLKFAGHQWDTPACWFDATYMNILFAEGIIVGPATFFAKSAILLLYLQIFAAHKGMRIAVYVGIIFTGLIYWPTIPLDIAFNALNSGHSWADNLAKLLPWGVIQGSLAVVIDLYIFILPQPVLWRLNMSLRKRIAVMAVFFTALVGVITSVVGLVYRAALLSTIDMVYTQYRCLICVVVENSIALIIGCVPAWKAIWKKHITTSNCYKTLSSRLHSNGTGHREGQAAKRNVSEKSLQRSVPRRENTAYEFGNYYPPPIVHIQGGIKNGHGNPDPVDVSAGGIVRNFYISQEVHLAEQV; translated from the exons ATGCCTCCTCCCGGCATTGTTCCCAATTTTACCAACCATGCAGCTCTTGAGCCGGCTGTCATCGCAGTATCAGCAGTCATGTTGACATTGTCAACTGTCTTTGTTGTTGGCAGAGTCTGGATAAATATGCGCAGACTAAAAGTTGCAGACT ACTTTGCAATTATCGGTTACGTCTTGCATGTAGCCTATGTAGGACTCGTACTATCTA ATCTCAAATTTGCTGGGCATCAATGGGATACTCCTGCATGTTGGTTCGACGCAACCTATATGAATATTCTCTTTGCCGAGGGCATTATCGTTGGTCCAGCAACATTCTTCGCTAAGAGCGCCATATTGCTGCTCTATCTCCAGATCTTCGCAGCGCATAAGGGTATGCGCATTGCTGTATACGTGGGCATCATATTCACTGGTCTGATCTACTGGCCAACTATACCTCTTGACATTGCATTCAATGCTTTGAACTCGGGTCATTCATGGGCTGATAACTTGGCTAAGCTCCTCCCCTGGGGAGTAATCCAGGGATCACTGGCGGTCGTCATCGACTTGTACATATTTATTCTACCACAGCCAGTTCTGTGGAGGCTAAACATGTCTCTCAGGAAGCGAATTGCCGTAATGGCcgttttttttactgctttgGT GGGTGTCATCACCAGCGTTGTTGGGCTTGTCTACCGAGCTGCTCTATTGAGCACGATAGACATGGTCTACACACAATACAGGTGTCTTATCTGCGT TGTTGTTGAGAACAGCATTGCCCTGATCATAGGCTGTGTCCCAGCTTGGAAAGCCATCTGGAAGAAGCATATTACCACTTCCAACTGTTATAAAACGCTTAGCTCCAGACTACACAGCAACGGCACTGGCCATCGTGAAGGACAGGCAGCCAAACGCAATGTTTCGGAGAAGAGCCTGCAACGATCTGTACCTCGTAGAGAAAACACAGCTTACGAATTCGGCAACTACTATCCTCCCCCGATAGTCCATATTCAAGGAGGTATCAAAAATGGGCACGGAAATCCTGATCCCGTGGATGTGAGTGCCGGGGGAATCGTTCGTAATTTTTACATCTCGCAGGAAGTTCATCTCGCCGAGCAGGTGTAG